The following are from one region of the Georgenia sp. M64 genome:
- a CDS encoding PspC domain-containing protein translates to MSAAVPSVRVPLRRPRDGRAVAGVCAGVAAHLGLPVTTTRWIFVLASFVAGAGVAMYLWLWVTVPVTDGSGGAGQRLAPRLRLGTLSGPARDVAIAVVLLLTAGMLLLWRADLAPSASWVVPALVVAAGAALAWGQLAEVARAGASPTRRGAVVARVGAGVALAVVGALLLVGRGENPWVLLSGAAAGLAIVFGVAVVLAPLLLRLVRELGAERVARAREAERADIAAHLHDSVLQTLSMIRARAGDNEEVARLARAQERELRDWLYTDRPEPGTSTAAVVRQVAAEVEDLRGVPIEVVTAGDAEPGPETAVLAAAAREALANAVAHGRPPVSLYVEVGPEAVEVFVRDRGDGFDPSAVPADRHGVRESIVGRMARHGGRAVVRSRATGTEVHLVMPRKEQS, encoded by the coding sequence GTGAGCGCCGCCGTCCCCTCCGTGCGCGTGCCGCTGCGCCGTCCGCGCGACGGCCGCGCGGTCGCGGGTGTGTGCGCGGGGGTGGCCGCCCACCTCGGCCTGCCGGTGACGACGACGCGCTGGATCTTCGTCCTCGCCTCCTTCGTCGCCGGCGCCGGGGTCGCGATGTACCTGTGGCTGTGGGTCACCGTGCCGGTCACCGACGGCTCCGGCGGTGCCGGGCAGCGCCTCGCCCCCCGGCTGCGCCTCGGGACGCTCTCCGGCCCCGCGCGCGACGTCGCCATCGCGGTGGTGCTTCTCCTCACCGCCGGCATGCTGCTCCTGTGGCGCGCCGACCTCGCGCCGAGCGCCTCGTGGGTGGTGCCGGCGCTGGTCGTCGCGGCCGGTGCGGCACTCGCCTGGGGCCAGCTCGCCGAGGTCGCCCGGGCCGGCGCGAGCCCGACCCGACGGGGCGCCGTGGTGGCGCGGGTCGGCGCCGGCGTCGCCCTCGCCGTCGTGGGCGCGCTCCTGCTCGTCGGCCGGGGCGAGAACCCCTGGGTCCTCCTCAGCGGCGCCGCCGCGGGCCTGGCCATCGTCTTCGGCGTGGCCGTCGTCCTCGCCCCCCTGCTCCTGCGCCTGGTCCGGGAGCTGGGCGCCGAACGGGTCGCCCGCGCCCGGGAGGCCGAGCGGGCCGACATCGCCGCGCACCTGCACGACTCGGTGCTCCAGACGCTGTCGATGATCCGTGCCCGCGCCGGGGACAACGAGGAGGTGGCGCGGCTCGCCCGCGCCCAGGAGCGCGAGCTGCGCGACTGGCTCTACACCGACCGGCCCGAGCCGGGGACCTCCACCGCGGCCGTGGTGCGCCAGGTGGCCGCCGAGGTCGAGGACCTGCGCGGGGTGCCGATCGAGGTGGTCACCGCCGGCGACGCCGAGCCGGGTCCCGAGACGGCCGTCCTCGCCGCCGCCGCGCGCGAGGCCCTCGCGAACGCCGTGGCCCACGGACGGCCGCCGGTCAGCCTCTACGTCGAGGTGGGGCCCGAGGCGGTCGAGGTCTTCGTGCGCGACCGGGGCGACGGCTTCGACCCGTCGGCCGTCCCCGCCGACCGGCACGGCGTCCGCGAGTCCATCGTGGGCCGGATGGCCCGGCACGGGGGGCGCGCCGTGGTCCGCTCACGCGCGACGGGCACCGAGGTCCACCTGGTCATGCCGAGGAAGGAACAGTCATGA
- a CDS encoding response regulator transcription factor: MSEQPGIRVLIVDDHALVRTGVRAELGRHAPDVDVVGEAEDVEGAVAAVHALAPEVVLLDVHLPGGQGGGGAEVVTRCADRLATTRFLALSVSDASEDVVAVIRAGARGYVTKAITATELAEAIRRVAAGDAAFSPRLAGFVLDAFGTGAADVAVHDDELDRLSAREQEVMRLIARGYTYKEVAAELFISVKTVETHVSAVLRKLQLSSRHELTRWAAARRLL, from the coding sequence ATGAGCGAGCAGCCGGGGATCCGCGTCCTCATCGTCGACGACCACGCGCTGGTGCGCACCGGTGTCCGGGCCGAGCTCGGCCGCCACGCCCCCGACGTCGACGTCGTCGGCGAGGCCGAGGACGTCGAGGGCGCCGTCGCGGCCGTGCACGCCCTGGCACCTGAGGTGGTCCTGCTCGACGTCCACCTCCCCGGCGGCCAGGGCGGCGGCGGGGCCGAGGTGGTCACCCGGTGCGCCGATCGCCTCGCCACCACCCGGTTCCTCGCCCTGTCGGTCTCGGACGCCTCCGAGGACGTCGTCGCCGTCATCCGTGCCGGCGCACGGGGCTACGTCACCAAGGCGATCACCGCCACCGAGCTGGCCGAGGCGATCCGGCGCGTCGCCGCCGGCGACGCCGCGTTCAGCCCCCGCCTCGCCGGGTTCGTCCTCGACGCGTTCGGCACCGGGGCGGCGGACGTCGCCGTGCACGACGACGAGCTCGACCGGCTCTCGGCCCGGGAGCAGGAGGTCATGCGCCTCATCGCCCGCGGGTACACCTACAAGGAGGTCGCCGCCGAGCTGTTCATCTCGGTCAAGACGGTCGAGACACACGTCTCGGCGGTGCTGCGCAAGCTCCAGCTGTCCTCGCGCCACGAGCTCACCCGGTGGGCCGCAGCCCGCCGTCTCCTGTGA
- the pcrA gene encoding DNA helicase PcrA, with the protein MNTLFDNLPLPGLSTTDRLPSAVPPRDDLPTGRPVGDDPPGSARDVAADPVERARRRAGLSTAGRGRPDEAALLEGLNPQQRAAVVHTGGPLLIVAGAGSGKTRVLTNRIAHLLATGRARPGEILAITFTNKAAAEMRERVEHLVGPDARRMWVSTFHSACVRILRKEHATLGLRSSFSIYDAADSQRLMTLVCRQLDLDPKKYPPKTFSRKVSDLKNELVDPEDYAATVSSANSFDSALAQAYTLYNQRLRQAHALDFDDLIMVTVNLLQAFPAVAEHYRRRFRHVLVDEYQDTNHAQYVLVRELAGVDRDADGAGDRDGLPPAELTVVGDADQSIYAFRGATIRNILEFEEDYPSATTILLEQNYRSTQNILSAANAVISRNPGRRAKNLWTDSGEGPLVVGYVADSEHEEARFIAEEIDRLAAADGTRPGDVAVFYRTNAQSRALEEVMVRTGIPYKVVGGTRFYERKEIKDAVAYLRAVANPDDAVNLRRILNVPKRGLGDRAEAMIAAHAERERVSFGAAIADAAAEPGATRDGLPVPEVLGLATRARTQVRAFHQLMEDLRAMDAAGARPAEVLDAALDRSGYLAELRASEDPQDATRVENLAELHAVAAEFSEQDAKGGLGDFLERVSLVADSDQIPDAAGQEAGQVTLMTVHTAKGLEFPVVFVTGMEDGTFPHQRSLMEEDQLSEERRLAYVALTRARQRLYLSRAAVRTAWGMPQELPASRFLDDIPGSLLDWRRAESSMDTLRGRAGSGFRTAGPGYRSTEGRAGDGRRGPARSGPVRTGKLESTGAKLGSATPRADVPGLDLGDKVTHDSYGVGTVVGLEGSGSSAVAKIDFGGGQVKRLLLRYSPVTKL; encoded by the coding sequence ATGAACACCTTGTTCGACAACCTCCCGCTGCCCGGCCTGTCCACCACCGACCGGCTGCCCTCCGCCGTCCCCCCGCGCGACGACCTGCCCACCGGGCGCCCGGTCGGTGACGACCCGCCCGGGAGCGCCCGCGACGTCGCCGCGGACCCGGTGGAGCGGGCCCGCCGGCGCGCCGGGCTGTCCACCGCCGGCCGTGGCCGGCCGGACGAGGCAGCCCTCCTCGAGGGGCTCAACCCCCAGCAGCGCGCGGCGGTCGTGCACACCGGCGGCCCGCTGCTCATCGTCGCCGGCGCCGGCTCGGGCAAGACCCGGGTCCTGACGAACCGCATCGCGCACCTGCTCGCCACCGGCCGGGCCCGGCCGGGGGAGATCCTCGCGATCACCTTCACCAACAAGGCCGCGGCCGAGATGCGCGAGCGGGTCGAGCACCTCGTGGGCCCCGACGCGCGGCGGATGTGGGTCTCGACCTTCCACTCCGCGTGCGTGCGCATCCTGCGCAAGGAGCACGCCACCCTCGGGCTGCGCTCGAGCTTCTCGATCTACGACGCGGCCGACTCCCAGCGGCTCATGACCCTGGTGTGCCGCCAGCTCGACCTCGACCCCAAGAAGTACCCGCCCAAGACGTTCTCCCGGAAGGTCTCCGACCTCAAGAACGAGCTCGTCGACCCCGAGGACTACGCCGCCACGGTCAGCTCGGCCAACTCCTTCGACTCCGCCCTCGCCCAGGCCTACACGCTGTACAACCAGCGCCTGCGCCAGGCGCACGCGCTCGACTTCGACGACCTCATCATGGTCACCGTCAACCTGCTCCAGGCCTTCCCCGCCGTGGCCGAGCACTACCGCCGGCGGTTCCGCCACGTCCTCGTCGACGAGTACCAGGACACCAACCACGCCCAGTACGTGCTCGTGCGCGAGCTCGCCGGGGTCGACCGGGACGCCGACGGCGCCGGCGACCGCGACGGCCTGCCCCCGGCCGAGCTGACGGTGGTCGGCGACGCCGACCAGTCCATCTACGCCTTCCGCGGGGCCACCATCCGCAACATCCTCGAGTTCGAGGAGGACTACCCGAGCGCGACGACCATCCTGCTCGAGCAGAACTACCGCTCCACCCAGAACATCCTCTCCGCGGCCAACGCCGTCATCTCGCGCAACCCCGGCCGGCGCGCGAAGAACCTGTGGACCGACTCGGGCGAGGGACCGCTCGTCGTCGGCTACGTCGCCGACTCCGAGCACGAGGAGGCCAGGTTCATCGCCGAGGAGATCGACCGCCTCGCCGCGGCCGACGGCACCCGGCCGGGCGACGTCGCCGTCTTCTACCGCACCAACGCCCAGTCCCGCGCGCTGGAGGAGGTGATGGTCCGGACCGGCATCCCGTACAAGGTGGTCGGCGGGACCCGCTTCTACGAGCGCAAGGAGATCAAGGACGCCGTCGCCTACCTGCGTGCCGTCGCCAACCCCGACGACGCCGTCAACCTGCGGCGCATCCTCAACGTCCCCAAGCGGGGTCTGGGCGACCGCGCCGAGGCGATGATCGCCGCCCACGCCGAGCGGGAGCGGGTCTCCTTCGGTGCCGCGATCGCCGACGCCGCGGCCGAGCCGGGCGCCACCCGCGACGGCCTGCCGGTGCCCGAGGTCCTCGGCCTGGCCACCCGCGCCCGCACCCAGGTCCGCGCCTTCCACCAGCTCATGGAGGACCTGCGCGCCATGGACGCGGCGGGTGCACGCCCGGCGGAGGTCCTCGACGCCGCGCTGGACCGCTCGGGCTACCTCGCCGAGCTGCGGGCGAGCGAGGACCCGCAGGACGCGACCCGCGTGGAGAACCTCGCCGAGCTCCACGCCGTGGCCGCGGAGTTCTCCGAGCAGGATGCCAAGGGTGGTCTCGGGGACTTCCTCGAGCGGGTCTCGCTCGTGGCCGACAGCGACCAGATCCCCGATGCCGCGGGCCAGGAGGCCGGTCAGGTCACCCTCATGACCGTGCACACCGCCAAGGGGCTGGAGTTCCCGGTCGTCTTCGTCACCGGGATGGAGGACGGCACCTTCCCGCACCAGCGCTCGCTCATGGAGGAGGACCAGCTCTCCGAGGAGCGACGACTGGCGTACGTCGCGCTCACCCGCGCCCGACAGCGGCTCTACCTCTCCCGGGCCGCGGTGCGCACCGCCTGGGGGATGCCCCAGGAGCTGCCCGCGTCCCGGTTCCTCGACGACATCCCCGGGTCGCTGCTGGACTGGCGGCGGGCCGAGTCCTCGATGGACACCCTGCGCGGCCGGGCCGGGTCGGGGTTCCGCACGGCCGGGCCGGGCTACCGCTCCACCGAGGGCAGGGCCGGTGACGGCCGGCGGGGCCCGGCTCGGTCCGGACCGGTGCGCACCGGCAAGCTCGAGTCGACGGGGGCGAAGCTCGGCTCCGCCACCCCCCGCGCGGACGTTCCCGGCCTGGACCTGGGGGACAAGGTCACCCACGACAGCTACGGCGTCGGGACCGTCGTCGGCCTCGAGGGGTCCGGCAGCTCGGCCGTGGCGAAGATCGACTTCGGCGGTGGGCAGGTCAAGCGTCTGCTCCTGCGCTACTCACCGGTGACGAAGCTGTAG
- a CDS encoding 6-phosphofructokinase — protein MDVSSRLGVLTSGGDAQGMNAAVRAVVRTGLHLGAEVFAVDDGWQGAVDGRIRALAWDDVGSILNRGGTVIGTARSADFRTRPGRLRAARNLLRRGIDRLVVVGGDGSLTGTELFRTEWPGLLEELVATGELDAATAAAHPELFVAGLVGSIDNDMVGTEMTIGADSALHRIVEALDAIASTAASHQRTFVVEVMGRHCGYLALMAAVAGGSDYVLIPESPPAPGWEEEMVDKLRDSRAAGRRESMVLVAEGARDRAGAPITADYVRGVLQDRLSEDARVTILGHVQRGGAPSAYDRWMSTLLGYAAAQEVLSAEPGGEPHVVGVRHNRITLLPLVEAVSATRAVATAVDAGDYAGAMTARGSSFTEMVRTYATMSRPPVASAPGPRRRVAVLHAGGLAPGMNTAARAAVRLGIDRGMTVLGVNGGFPGLIDGDVAELAWHDVEGWVGEGGAGLGTRRAVPEVEQLYALGRAIERLELDGLLIIGGFNAYLAAHRMVSERDRYPAFQLPIVCVPASIDNNLPGSELSIGADTALNNIVEALDKIKQSASAAKRCFVVETMGRRCGYLALMAGLAAGAERVYLPEEGMSLAELATDTERMVASFRAGRRLFLAIRNETASDLYTTDVLARIFQEEGHGLYDVRQAVLGHLQQGGNPSPFDRILATRLVSHAIADLAGQLETGTAEGRYLGLVGSDVVAHPLVHMDEEVDLSARRPRHQWWLGLRPAIEAVSRQGTPAGEALPVLRA, from the coding sequence GTGGACGTCAGCTCGCGCCTGGGCGTGCTCACCAGCGGGGGTGACGCCCAGGGCATGAACGCCGCCGTGCGCGCCGTGGTGCGCACCGGCCTGCACCTCGGGGCGGAGGTCTTCGCCGTCGACGACGGGTGGCAGGGCGCCGTGGACGGTCGCATCCGCGCCCTGGCGTGGGACGACGTCGGCAGCATCCTCAACCGCGGCGGCACCGTCATCGGCACCGCCCGCTCGGCGGACTTCCGCACCCGGCCGGGCAGGCTCCGCGCCGCCCGCAACCTCCTCCGGCGCGGCATCGACCGTCTCGTCGTCGTCGGCGGGGACGGCAGCCTCACCGGCACCGAGCTCTTCCGCACCGAGTGGCCCGGTCTGCTCGAGGAGCTCGTGGCCACCGGCGAGCTCGACGCCGCCACCGCCGCGGCGCACCCCGAGCTCTTCGTGGCCGGTCTCGTCGGCTCCATCGACAACGACATGGTCGGCACCGAGATGACCATCGGCGCCGACTCGGCGCTGCACCGCATCGTCGAGGCCCTCGACGCCATCGCCAGCACCGCCGCGAGCCACCAGCGCACCTTCGTCGTGGAGGTGATGGGCCGGCACTGCGGGTACCTCGCGCTCATGGCGGCCGTCGCGGGCGGGAGCGACTACGTCCTCATCCCCGAGTCCCCGCCCGCGCCGGGCTGGGAGGAGGAGATGGTGGACAAGCTCCGCGACTCCCGCGCCGCCGGACGCCGCGAGTCGATGGTCCTCGTGGCCGAGGGGGCCCGGGACCGGGCGGGCGCGCCCATCACCGCCGACTACGTGCGCGGGGTCCTGCAGGACCGGCTCTCCGAGGACGCCCGGGTGACGATCCTCGGGCACGTCCAGCGCGGCGGGGCGCCCTCCGCGTACGACCGGTGGATGAGCACCCTGCTCGGCTACGCCGCCGCGCAGGAGGTCCTCTCCGCCGAGCCGGGCGGGGAGCCCCACGTGGTCGGGGTGCGGCACAACCGCATCACCCTGCTCCCGCTCGTCGAGGCCGTCAGCGCGACACGCGCCGTCGCCACCGCCGTGGACGCCGGCGACTACGCGGGGGCGATGACCGCGCGCGGGTCGAGCTTCACGGAGATGGTGCGCACGTACGCCACGATGTCGCGCCCACCGGTCGCCTCCGCGCCGGGCCCGCGGCGGCGGGTCGCTGTCCTGCACGCCGGCGGCCTGGCCCCCGGCATGAACACCGCCGCCCGGGCCGCGGTGCGCCTCGGGATCGACCGCGGCATGACGGTCCTGGGCGTCAACGGCGGTTTCCCCGGACTCATCGACGGTGACGTCGCCGAGCTCGCCTGGCACGACGTCGAGGGCTGGGTCGGCGAGGGCGGTGCCGGTCTGGGCACCCGCCGGGCGGTCCCCGAGGTCGAGCAGCTCTACGCCCTCGGCCGCGCCATCGAGCGGCTCGAGCTCGACGGCCTGCTCATCATCGGCGGGTTCAACGCCTACCTCGCGGCCCACCGCATGGTCAGCGAACGGGACCGCTATCCCGCGTTCCAGCTGCCGATCGTGTGCGTCCCGGCGAGCATCGACAACAACCTGCCCGGCTCGGAGCTGTCCATCGGGGCCGACACGGCGCTGAACAACATCGTCGAGGCCCTGGACAAGATCAAGCAGTCCGCGAGCGCGGCCAAGCGGTGCTTCGTCGTCGAGACGATGGGGCGGCGCTGCGGCTACCTCGCGCTCATGGCCGGGCTGGCCGCCGGCGCCGAACGGGTCTACCTGCCCGAAGAGGGCATGAGCCTGGCCGAGCTCGCCACGGACACCGAGCGCATGGTGGCCAGCTTCCGGGCCGGGCGCCGGCTGTTCCTGGCCATCCGCAACGAGACCGCCTCCGACCTGTACACCACCGACGTCCTCGCCCGGATCTTCCAGGAGGAGGGGCACGGCCTGTACGACGTGCGCCAGGCGGTCCTCGGACACCTCCAGCAGGGCGGGAACCCCTCGCCGTTCGACCGCATCCTCGCCACCCGGCTCGTCTCCCACGCGATCGCGGACCTCGCCGGCCAGCTCGAGACCGGCACGGCCGAGGGCCGCTACCTCGGCCTGGTGGGCAGCGACGTCGTCGCCCACCCGCTCGTGCACATGGACGAGGAGGTCGACCTGTCCGCCCGCCGGCCGCGGCACCAGTGGTGGCTCGGCCTGCGTCCCGCGATCGAGGCGGTCTCGCGCCAGGGCACCCCGGCCGGTGAGGCGCTGCCGGTGCTCCGGGCCTGA
- a CDS encoding DUF456 domain-containing protein, whose translation MDPFGELLVGVAVAIGIVGAIIQLYPGSIIVLAAVAVWGVVTGGAVGWTVVVVATLAVVLAGVAKYLLAGRYLTGAGVPGRTMVVGAALGVVGFFVVPVVGLPLGFVLGVYLAETGRRRNHADAWRATVVAMKATGLTILIELAGALVATGAWVVGLLLT comes from the coding sequence ATGGACCCGTTCGGTGAGCTGCTCGTCGGTGTCGCCGTCGCGATCGGCATCGTCGGCGCGATCATCCAGCTCTACCCCGGCAGCATCATCGTCCTGGCGGCGGTGGCTGTCTGGGGCGTCGTCACCGGCGGGGCCGTGGGGTGGACGGTCGTCGTCGTCGCCACGCTCGCCGTGGTCCTCGCCGGGGTCGCGAAGTACCTGCTCGCGGGCCGCTACCTCACCGGGGCGGGCGTCCCGGGCCGCACCATGGTCGTGGGTGCCGCGCTCGGCGTCGTCGGTTTCTTCGTGGTGCCCGTGGTGGGTCTGCCGCTGGGGTTCGTCCTCGGCGTCTACCTCGCCGAGACCGGCCGACGACGCAACCACGCCGACGCGTGGCGCGCGACCGTCGTGGCCATGAAGGCGACGGGCCTGACCATCCTCATCGAGCTCGCCGGTGCTCTGGTCGCCACCGGGGCGTGGGTCGTGGGGCTGCTCCTCACCTGA
- a CDS encoding aromatic ring-opening dioxygenase LigA, with amino-acid sequence MRSSAARIAGIVSIIAGIVFIVAGAATWALITSNLADQNITVADDSPMLAGDDVNGPFSAFAEAQIINEHALDATGGKTYAELGGEVRAAEEAGDTALAEELQGQRTTVMNASFLRASLFTSVVSYGVAALVIGLGVLWVLVGWALTSLGRSTVPAYAATDRRVNV; translated from the coding sequence ATGAGGAGTTCCGCCGCCAGGATCGCCGGGATCGTCTCGATCATCGCCGGGATCGTCTTCATCGTCGCCGGAGCGGCGACGTGGGCGCTCATCACGTCCAACCTCGCCGACCAGAACATCACGGTCGCCGACGACTCGCCCATGCTGGCCGGTGACGACGTCAACGGGCCCTTCTCGGCGTTCGCCGAGGCTCAGATCATCAACGAGCACGCCCTCGACGCCACTGGCGGCAAGACGTACGCCGAGCTCGGTGGCGAGGTCCGCGCCGCCGAGGAGGCGGGTGACACCGCGCTGGCGGAGGAGCTGCAGGGCCAGCGCACGACGGTCATGAACGCCTCGTTCCTGCGGGCGTCGCTGTTCACCTCGGTCGTCTCCTACGGCGTGGCCGCCCTGGTCATCGGCCTGGGCGTGCTGTGGGTCCTCGTCGGGTGGGCGCTGACCTCCCTCGGCAGGTCCACCGTCCCGGCCTACGCCGCCACGGACCGGCGCGTCAACGTCTGA
- a CDS encoding PspC domain-containing protein has translation MNTNAPDTGSTAGPSPDEGFPSAHRTPPVDPPWAGHQNPPAGAAESSFFTSLRRTGVWRGQDRWIGGVAAGVARRLDIDPLLVRGVLVVLTLFGGLGMLLYGLAWALLPEESDGRIHLQEALRGNVDAALAGALAFVILGLARPGAWWAGWDERGGVFWPLFGLGLLALIVLGVVALARRGSHRPAVGTPGGAAAPPPPYAAGGAPAPTASAHPGVPYPHTGGTSGGPGAPYPGPGVPRPGSPTAWQSTASPGRPGPASPEQLAGHPGPGWGPPPPAPTTAYAAASYGQSPPVSYGQVPPVPYRPASPPAPPVPPRPRTPGPGSGLVAVVIALALLATAGLLLLDRMEPVGWLLPLVLGGIVLALLGLGALAAGVTGRRGGALSILGVLLALLVVPATLAVSTSPVALNLESSATFGDLDAAPVSVDEARQGYDLGAGDLRLDLTGLDLSGADPTDGTVTVPVNVGAGDVTVVLPEASATVVRVDVGAGNLASITGPGWTDDDGVSPFAGSADESERRRTTWASGVNISHELTSPAAGEDGADLVVVITAGASDILIEEQR, from the coding sequence ATGAACACGAACGCACCCGACACCGGCTCCACGGCCGGCCCCTCGCCGGACGAGGGATTCCCGTCCGCCCACCGGACACCACCTGTCGACCCGCCCTGGGCCGGCCACCAGAACCCGCCCGCGGGCGCAGCCGAGTCCTCCTTCTTCACCTCCCTGCGCCGGACCGGCGTCTGGCGCGGGCAGGACCGATGGATCGGCGGCGTCGCCGCGGGGGTCGCCCGGCGGCTGGACATCGACCCGCTGCTCGTGCGCGGTGTCCTCGTCGTCCTCACGCTCTTCGGCGGCCTCGGCATGCTCCTGTACGGCCTCGCCTGGGCGCTGCTCCCGGAGGAGTCGGACGGCCGGATCCACCTCCAGGAGGCGCTGCGCGGCAACGTCGACGCCGCCCTGGCCGGTGCGCTGGCCTTCGTCATCCTCGGCCTGGCCCGGCCCGGCGCCTGGTGGGCCGGTTGGGACGAGCGCGGCGGTGTGTTCTGGCCGCTGTTCGGACTGGGGCTCCTCGCCCTCATCGTCCTGGGCGTCGTGGCCCTCGCCCGGCGCGGCTCCCACCGCCCGGCCGTGGGCACGCCCGGCGGTGCAGCGGCCCCGCCGCCGCCGTACGCGGCGGGTGGCGCACCTGCGCCGACCGCCTCCGCCCACCCGGGCGTGCCGTACCCGCACACCGGGGGCACCTCCGGCGGGCCGGGCGCCCCGTACCCGGGCCCGGGCGTACCCCGACCGGGCAGCCCCACCGCCTGGCAGTCCACCGCTTCCCCCGGTCGTCCTGGGCCGGCGTCACCCGAGCAGCTCGCCGGACACCCCGGGCCGGGCTGGGGACCGCCCCCGCCCGCCCCCACGACGGCCTACGCGGCCGCGTCCTACGGCCAGTCCCCGCCGGTGTCCTACGGCCAGGTCCCACCGGTGCCCTACCGCCCGGCCTCGCCGCCGGCCCCGCCGGTGCCGCCGAGGCCTCGCACCCCCGGGCCGGGCTCCGGCCTCGTGGCCGTCGTCATCGCGCTCGCGCTCCTGGCCACCGCGGGGCTGCTCCTCCTCGACCGGATGGAGCCCGTGGGCTGGCTCCTGCCCCTCGTCCTGGGCGGCATCGTGCTCGCCCTGCTCGGCCTGGGCGCCCTGGCGGCCGGCGTCACCGGCCGACGCGGCGGGGCCCTGTCCATCCTCGGCGTCCTCCTGGCACTGCTGGTCGTCCCGGCCACGCTCGCGGTCTCGACGTCTCCGGTCGCGCTCAACCTCGAGTCCTCGGCGACCTTCGGTGACCTCGACGCCGCCCCCGTCTCGGTCGACGAGGCACGGCAGGGTTACGACCTCGGCGCCGGTGACCTCCGCCTCGACCTCACCGGCCTGGACCTGAGCGGGGCCGACCCCACCGACGGCACCGTGACGGTGCCCGTCAACGTCGGTGCCGGTGACGTCACCGTCGTCCTGCCCGAGGCCTCGGCCACGGTGGTCCGGGTCGACGTCGGAGCGGGCAACCTCGCCAGCATCACGGGCCCGGGGTGGACCGACGACGACGGCGTGAGCCCCTTCGCCGGGTCCGCCGACGAGTCCGAGCGCCGTCGCACCACCTGGGCGTCGGGCGTGAACATCTCCCACGAGCTGACCTCGCCCGCCGCGGGTGAGGACGGCGCGGACCTCGTCGTCGTCATCACCGCCGGCGCGTCCGACATCCTGATCGAGGAGCAACGATGA